The following coding sequences are from one Triticum aestivum cultivar Chinese Spring chromosome 5A, IWGSC CS RefSeq v2.1, whole genome shotgun sequence window:
- the LOC123105584 gene encoding serine/threonine-protein phosphatase 7 long form homolog — protein sequence MLPPLRMRGHTKVKEMNYDNRYKPYYRRAGLLGFVLQFKRMPPMLVHTALTSLVDRWRPETHSFHLPCGEMTVTLEDFAMITALPIKGHALIGCVDKKNWPDRVTALIGDCPPIKSNRTSGVALAWLLDHRAECPQDADPRTVEQYARTYLWFLFTEVVFPDCSGDNALWMYLDFLADWDAGYSWGSAGLVYLYRSLDDATQRTEKTSGMCGCVWALSIWSWERLPVGRPEKLPQTEWTEYGEDGDRSRYPTVAYSWDKVKVFSGKESAMYKAFTNELDNLTSFQVNWWLYHDRAWGFELNEMCERDRLLFWCIVPLICVYAVEWHLPQRVATQFGVLQHTPPARPHDTGGYDLHKKSNQYSQSILDWADEHKSFVTMWDERTFRKDGERSGICWNVYERHMNWYDDGIKFRLHLRPRWTEVDMASLQEEEDSEDEETSEICKVISGSMRPL from the exons ATGCTTCCGCCCTTACGTATGAGGGGCCACACCAAGGTCAAAGAGATGAACTACGACAACCGCTACAAGCCATATTACAGGAGAGCCGGGCTCTTGGGTTTCGTGCTCCAGTTCAAGCGTATGCCGCCGATGCTTGTCCACACGGCTCTCACATCGTTGGTGGACCGTTGGCGGCCCGAGACACACTCTTTCCATCTCCCATGTGGTGAGATGACGGTGACGCTCGAGGACTTTGCCATGATCACGGCCCTACCGATCAAGGGCCATGCTCTCATTGGGTGCGTGGATAAGAAGAACTGGCCGGACAGGGTTACCgccctcatcggcgactgccctCCCATCAAGAGTAACCGAACATCCGGTGTAGCACTGGCATGGCTCCTAGACCACCGGGCTGAATGCCCGCAAGATGCGGATCCGAGGACCGTGGAGCAGTATGCAAGGACCTACCTATGGTTTCTTTTCACAGAGGTGGTCTTTCCTGACTGCTCGGGGGACAACGCCCTATGGATGTACTTGGACTTCCTGGCCgactgggatgcagggtacagCTGGGGGTCTGCTGGCCTCGTGTACCTCTACCGTTCA CTGGATGACGCAACACAGAGGACCGAGAAAACATCTGGGATGTGTGGGTGTGTCTGGGCCCTCTCGATTTGGAGTTGGGAGCGGCTGCCGGTTGGTCGCCCTGAGAAGCTGCCACAGACAGAGTGGACGGAGTATGGCGAGGATGGCGACCGTTCTCGATACCCTACTGTCGCCTATTCTTGGGACAAGGTTAAGGTCTTCTCGGGCAAGGAAAGTGCGATGTACAAGGCCTTCACCAATGAGCTGGACAACCTGACATCTTTTCAG GTTAACTGGTGGCTGTACCACGATAGAGCTTGGGGGTTCGAGCTGAACGAGATGTGCGAGCGGGACCGCCTTCTCTTCTGGTGCATTGTCCCGCTGATATGCGTGTACGCCGTCGAATGGCACCTACCACAACGCGTGGCGACACAATTTGGCGTATTGCAACACACACCACCAGCAAGGCCCCACGACACCGGCGGTTACGACCTTCACAA GAAGAGCAATCAGTATTCTCAGTCGATATTGGACTGGGCTGACGAGcacaagtcttttgtgacaatgtgGGACGAGAGGACGTTCCGCAAAGATGGGGAGAGGTCAGGCATTTGCTGGAATGTGTATGAGAGGCACATGAATTGGTATGACGATGGCATCAAGTTTCGTCTGCATCTGAGGCCACGATGGACGGAAGTGGACATGGCATCACTTCAGGAGGAGgaggactctgaggatgaagaAACCTCAGAGATATGCAAGGTGATTTCAGGGAGTATGCGCCCCTTATGA